A genomic stretch from Microcoleus sp. bin38.metabat.b11b12b14.051 includes:
- a CDS encoding helix-turn-helix transcriptional regulator: MGLVRVKVRELAAEKGWTFKEVSERSGVLYNTVKHYARCQSMSKVDFTSLLKLARTFDVMIEDVVEVLEE; the protein is encoded by the coding sequence ATGGGTTTAGTTAGAGTCAAAGTTAGAGAATTAGCAGCCGAGAAGGGCTGGACGTTTAAGGAAGTCTCTGAACGATCGGGAGTCTTGTATAATACGGTAAAACACTATGCCCGCTGTCAATCTATGTCAAAGGTTGATTTCACTTCTCTGCTGAAGTTAGCTCGCACATTTGATGTGATGATTGAGGATGTGGTCGAGGTTTTGGAAGAATAG
- a CDS encoding NACHT domain-containing protein codes for MTKIESFVASCLTEIALPIFQSLWGTDAKSLGFMGKTLDMKTQQLIYTASEEYGRRYFNCHSLLKALGMPEAMALESVYTAVQFLDEQPIHSFEAFPNLQKAYRQAKERNFQYPDCQKQAGLKIANQNQYLMVLGEPGAGKSTFLRQIGLEALKGRQGGYQQDCLPVFIELQSLTSSQIEIEKVIIEKFKNCGFPDSEQFIAKALEQGKILILLDGLDEVPTINKNEVMSNIENFVGSHDKNRFIFSCRTAAYRNNFKRFINVKIADCDDSQINQFIANWFKSEVARQPEMGQKCWELLQKPEYAAAKELARTPLLLSLLCLTFDRSQNLPNNRSLLYKQALQILLEAGAASKRILPDEIYQGLSTELEEILLSEIAYTGFDLDRQFFSVREVVEPIKTFLASNLNVPKHLDGEALLNAIALQQGILVKQAENLYSFSHRTLQEYLTAQYIADRNLIEQLVTCHLSDSRWREVFLLVAGLVPSLQGADDLLLLMETEAQKYINTPKLQRLLQWADAATNGSEGDFKPVGKRAAALINACAHTKTNANARANGCAITNAYGIGNPIASAVAHTNTYPYAYANVCAYAKVYSIALAEEFKKIQIFKEVKWTQLIAQLKKLQKQLPEAHQPQQTQLGFTPRLLNTWCNALDLDPEIVQLSQEEAKALADYLYANHLIIQCKEAAVRISAKTWAEIESRMLLVPENSTI; via the coding sequence CTAGATATGAAAACTCAGCAACTAATTTACACTGCATCGGAAGAATACGGCAGACGTTACTTCAATTGTCACAGCCTTCTGAAAGCCTTGGGAATGCCCGAGGCTATGGCATTAGAATCAGTTTATACTGCTGTGCAGTTTTTGGATGAGCAACCAATCCACAGTTTTGAAGCATTTCCAAATTTACAGAAAGCTTACCGCCAAGCTAAAGAGCGAAATTTTCAGTACCCCGATTGCCAGAAGCAAGCAGGGCTAAAAATTGCTAATCAGAACCAATATTTGATGGTTTTAGGGGAGCCAGGAGCGGGAAAATCTACATTTCTGCGGCAAATAGGACTCGAAGCATTGAAGGGCAGACAAGGCGGATATCAGCAGGATTGTCTTCCAGTTTTTATTGAACTTCAAAGCTTGACATCTAGCCAGATAGAGATTGAAAAAGTTATCATTGAAAAATTTAAAAATTGTGGCTTTCCTGATTCTGAGCAATTTATCGCTAAGGCATTAGAGCAGGGAAAAATTTTAATTTTGCTGGATGGATTGGATGAAGTGCCGACAATAAACAAAAATGAGGTAATGAGTAACATTGAAAATTTTGTGGGCAGTCATGACAAAAATCGATTCATTTTCTCTTGTCGGACTGCCGCTTATAGAAACAATTTTAAACGATTTATTAATGTAAAAATTGCCGATTGTGACGATAGTCAGATTAACCAATTTATTGCTAACTGGTTTAAGTCTGAGGTCGCCCGACAACCGGAAATGGGTCAAAAATGTTGGGAGTTATTGCAAAAACCAGAATATGCAGCGGCTAAAGAGCTAGCCCGCACACCATTATTGCTAAGTTTATTGTGTCTAACTTTTGACCGATCGCAAAACCTTCCGAATAATCGCAGCCTTCTCTACAAACAAGCTTTGCAGATATTGTTGGAAGCAGGGGCAGCGTCCAAGCGGATTCTGCCAGATGAAATTTATCAAGGACTCAGCACCGAATTAGAAGAGATTTTGTTATCGGAGATTGCTTATACTGGTTTTGATCTCGATCGCCAGTTTTTTTCGGTGCGAGAAGTCGTTGAGCCAATCAAAACTTTTTTAGCAAGTAATTTGAATGTACCCAAGCATTTAGACGGTGAGGCGCTGCTAAATGCGATCGCACTTCAACAGGGGATTTTGGTAAAACAAGCCGAAAATCTGTACTCTTTTTCCCATCGGACACTTCAGGAATATCTCACCGCTCAATATATTGCCGATCGTAATTTAATCGAGCAGTTAGTTACCTGCCATCTTTCCGATTCACGCTGGCGAGAGGTTTTTTTGTTGGTGGCGGGGTTGGTACCTTCACTTCAGGGGGCTGACGACTTGCTGCTGTTAATGGAAACAGAGGCTCAAAAGTACATTAACACGCCGAAGTTACAACGGCTATTGCAATGGGCCGATGCAGCAACTAATGGCTCGGAAGGTGATTTTAAGCCGGTGGGTAAACGCGCTGCGGCGCTTATCAACGCTTGCGCCCACACCAAAACCAACGCCAACGCCAGGGCCAACGGCTGCGCCATCACCAACGCCTACGGCATCGGGAACCCCATCGCCAGCGCCGTCGCCCATACTAACACCTACCCCTACGCCTACGCCAACGTCTGCGCCTACGCCAAGGTATACTCCATCGCACTGGCTGAAGAATTTAAAAAAATTCAAATATTTAAGGAGGTGAAATGGACTCAATTGATTGCTCAACTGAAAAAACTGCAAAAGCAATTGCCTGAGGCTCACCAACCTCAACAAACACAGTTAGGATTTACCCCTCGCCTTTTAAATACCTGGTGCAATGCACTCGATCTCGATCCAGAAATAGTTCAATTATCTCAGGAAGAAGCAAAGGCGCTGGCAGATTATTTATATGCCAATCATCTGATCATCCAATGCAAAGAAGCAGCAGTGAGAATATCAGCAAAAACCTGGGCAGAAATAGAATCGCGGATGTTGCTAGTTCCAGAGAATTCTACCATTTGA
- a CDS encoding NACHT domain-containing protein: MTGIEAFGIACVSGIALPVFQSVFEGGGKFLGFIGKKLDDKTKELIYTASGEYGKRYWKRHGILKALGMREAVPLESVYTAVQFLDEQQIRSFESIQNIEATYRKAKQRNFQQQKCQKQEGLKIANQKQYLMVLGQPGAGKSTFLRKMGLEALKGKKGKFKHDRIPVFIELKSFTSNQIEIEKVIVEEFKICGFPDSEKFIDKLLEQGKLLILLDGLDEVPTVNTNEVISKIQDFVDRYDKNRFIVSCRTAAYRNNFKRFTDVKLADFDNTQIEQFIDNWFQSEVDKQAGTAQKCWELLQKPEYAAAKELAHTPLLLTFLCLNYDRSQNFPNNRSVLYKKALRILLEEWAAEKRILRNEIYQGLSTELEESLLSEIAYTGFETDKLFFSQREVVEPIKTFLASNLNVPKHLDGEAVLNAIAVQQGILVERAEDVYSFSHLTLQEYLTAQYIADNNLIEQLVTDHLFDSRWREVFLLVAGLVRAKNGADKLLLLMEKEAQKYIINQPKLQGLLQWADAATKGSEGDFKPVGKRAGAIMIAYAYAIANASSYANAIANPNAYAYAYSYAYAIASSYAIANAIVNTNPKGDTYAIAIALAEKLKKINIFKDVKWTELIAQLKLLSDQLPDADQPEQIHLAFDDRLLDTWYHALHLDPKIVKLSQQEAKALGDYLSANHLIIQCKEAAVRISAKTWEEIESRMLLVPEN, from the coding sequence ATGACAGGAATTGAAGCATTTGGTATAGCTTGTGTTAGCGGTATCGCCCTCCCAGTTTTCCAGTCAGTCTTTGAAGGCGGTGGCAAATTTCTCGGTTTTATAGGCAAAAAGCTAGATGACAAAACTAAAGAGCTAATTTACACTGCATCGGGGGAATACGGCAAACGTTACTGGAAGCGTCACGGCATTCTGAAAGCGCTGGGAATGCGGGAGGCTGTGCCATTAGAATCGGTTTATACTGCTGTGCAGTTTTTGGATGAGCAACAAATCCGCAGTTTTGAATCAATCCAAAATATAGAGGCAACTTACCGCAAAGCTAAACAGCGAAATTTTCAGCAGCAAAAATGCCAGAAGCAAGAAGGGCTAAAAATTGCCAATCAGAAGCAATATTTGATGGTTTTAGGGCAGCCGGGAGCGGGAAAGTCTACATTTTTGCGGAAAATGGGACTCGAAGCACTGAAGGGCAAAAAAGGTAAATTTAAGCACGATCGCATTCCTGTTTTTATTGAACTTAAAAGTTTTACATCGAACCAGATCGAGATTGAAAAAGTTATTGTTGAAGAGTTTAAAATTTGTGGCTTTCCCGATTCTGAGAAGTTTATCGATAAGTTGTTAGAGCAGGGAAAACTGTTAATCTTGTTGGATGGATTGGATGAAGTGCCGACAGTCAACACCAATGAGGTAATTAGTAAAATTCAAGATTTTGTCGATCGCTATGACAAAAATCGCTTCATTGTCTCTTGTCGCACAGCAGCTTATCGCAACAACTTTAAACGCTTTACCGATGTCAAACTTGCCGACTTTGACAATACTCAAATTGAGCAATTTATTGATAACTGGTTTCAGTCTGAGGTTGACAAACAAGCGGGAACTGCTCAAAAATGTTGGGAGTTATTGCAAAAGCCAGAATATGCAGCGGCTAAAGAGTTAGCGCACACGCCATTATTGCTAACTTTCCTCTGTCTCAATTATGACAGATCGCAAAACTTTCCGAATAATCGCAGCGTTCTCTATAAAAAGGCTTTGCGGATATTGTTGGAAGAATGGGCTGCGGAAAAACGGATTCTGCGAAATGAAATTTATCAAGGACTCAGCACGGAGTTAGAGGAGAGTTTGTTATCGGAGATTGCTTATACTGGTTTTGAGACTGATAAGCTGTTTTTTTCGCAGCGAGAAGTGGTTGAGCCAATCAAAACTTTTTTAGCAAGTAATTTGAATGTACCGAAGCATTTAGATGGTGAGGCGGTGCTGAATGCGATCGCAGTTCAACAGGGGATTTTGGTAGAACGGGCTGAGGATGTGTACTCGTTTTCGCATTTGACGCTTCAGGAATATCTGACCGCTCAATATATTGCTGATAATAATTTAATTGAGCAGTTAGTTACCGATCATCTTTTCGATTCACGTTGGCGAGAGGTATTTTTGTTGGTGGCGGGGTTGGTGCGTGCAAAAAATGGGGCTGATAAGTTGTTGCTGTTAATGGAAAAAGAGGCTCAAAAGTACATTATTAACCAGCCGAAGTTGCAAGGGCTTTTGCAATGGGCAGATGCAGCGACTAAGGGTTCGGAAGGTGATTTTAAGCCTGTGGGTAAACGTGCTGGGGCGATCATGATCGCCTACGCCTACGCCATCGCCAACGCCAGCAGCTACGCCAACGCCATCGCCAACCCCAACGCCTACGCCTACGCCTACTCCTACGCCTACGCCATCGCCAGCAGCTACGCCATCGCCAACGCCATCGTCAACACCAACCCCAAAGGCGACACCTACGCCATCGCCATCGCGCTTGCCGAAAAACTTAAAAAAATTAACATCTTCAAGGATGTGAAGTGGACTGAACTGATTGCTCAACTGAAATTACTCAGCGATCAATTGCCTGATGCTGATCAACCCGAACAAATACACTTAGCATTTGACGATCGCCTTTTAGATACCTGGTATCATGCACTCCATCTCGATCCAAAAATAGTCAAATTATCTCAGCAAGAAGCAAAGGCACTGGGAGATTATTTATCTGCCAATCATCTAATCATCCAATGCAAAGAAGCAGCAGTGAGAATATCAGCAAAAACCTGGGAAGAAATAGAATCGCGGATGTTGCTAGTTCCAGAGAATTAA
- a CDS encoding type II toxin-antitoxin system HicA family toxin, with translation MPRKIRELKAQITREGFIYLPKRGKGSHERWEHPLISKTLTIPGKDGDDVPRYLEKQLAILLAELDELKEEDS, from the coding sequence ATGCCTAGAAAAATTCGCGAGTTAAAAGCTCAGATTACCCGTGAAGGCTTTATTTATTTGCCAAAACGCGGAAAAGGTAGCCATGAAAGATGGGAGCATCCTTTGATTAGCAAAACCTTAACAATTCCAGGCAAAGATGGAGATGATGTGCCACGCTATTTAGAGAAGCAGTTGGCAATATTGTTAGCGGAACTCGACGAGTTAAAGGAGGAAGATTCATGA
- a CDS encoding helix-turn-helix transcriptional regulator: protein MSKGLVRLRIREFAAQNGWTLKEVSDRSGVGYSTIRNYAQCQGMTTVNFAYLHRLARTFDVMIEDLVEILEE, encoded by the coding sequence ATGAGCAAAGGGTTAGTGAGGTTGCGGATTCGGGAGTTTGCGGCTCAGAACGGCTGGACACTTAAGGAAGTTTCCGATCGATCGGGCGTTGGTTACAGTACCATTAGGAACTACGCCCAATGTCAAGGGATGACAACCGTTAACTTTGCCTACCTGCACAGATTGGCTCGGACTTTTGATGTGATGATTGAGGATTTAGTCGAGATTTTGGAAGAATAG
- a CDS encoding helix-turn-helix transcriptional regulator, whose translation MGLVRLKIRELAAEKGWTLKEVSDRSGVIYSTVRSYARRPEMAMVDFTAIHKLARTFDVMIEDLVEIIEE comes from the coding sequence ATGGGTTTAGTCAGGCTAAAAATTCGAGAACTGGCGGCAGAGAAAGGCTGGACACTGAAGGAAGTGTCCGATCGTTCTGGGGTAATTTACAGTACAGTCAGAAGCTATGCTCGTCGTCCTGAAATGGCAATGGTTGATTTTACAGCAATCCACAAATTGGCGCGGACTTTTGATGTGATGATTGAGGATTTGGTTGAGATTATCGAGGAATAG
- a CDS encoding type II toxin-antitoxin system HicB family antitoxin, whose translation MNRYSTIVQWSDEDRLFLVTIPEFADRVIMPCTHGKTREAAIRNAEEVIEMYLEAWQEEGSPIPEASIMQIA comes from the coding sequence ATGAATCGATATAGTACGATCGTCCAATGGTCTGATGAAGATCGACTTTTCTTAGTGACGATTCCAGAATTTGCCGATCGCGTGATTATGCCCTGTACACACGGTAAAACGCGCGAAGCAGCCATCCGAAATGCCGAAGAAGTGATCGAAATGTATCTGGAAGCTTGGCAAGAAGAAGGTTCACCGATCCCGGAAGCCAGCATTATGCAAATCGCCTGA